The nucleotide sequence AGTTCCGGTTACTTTGAAGTCCATATCACCTAAGTGATCTTCATCTCCTAAGATATCAGAAAGTACAGTGAATTTTCCGGACTTAACATCAGTTACCAATCCCATTGCAATACCAGAAACCGGCTTCTTAATTTGAACACCTGCATCCATCAATGCTAAAGTTCCCGCACAAACTGTCGCCATAGAAGATGAACCGTTAGATTCAAGGATATCAGAAACTACACGGATGGTGTAAGGATTTTCTTCAGGAATCATATTAGCCAAAGCTCTTTGAGCTAAGTTTCCGTGACCAACTTCTCTTCTTGAAGTTCCTCTTAAAGGACGAGCTTCACCCGTTGAGAATGGAGGGAAGTTATAATGTAAGAAGAATCTTTCGTCATAATTTACCATTACGCTGTCCACCATATTTGCATCTTTAACAGAACCAAGCGTTACAGCTGTCAAAGATTGAGTCTCTCCTCTTGTAAAGATGGCAGAACCGTGAGCTCCCGGTAAATAATCGATTTCGCTCCAGATTGGACGAATTGTTTCAGGATCACGACCATCAAGACGGATTTTATCATTCAAAATCATCTGACGCATCGCTTCTTTTTCCACATCGTGGTAATATACTTTTACGAAAGGCGTTACTCTTTCAAGTTCTTCTGGATTTTCAACATATTGAGCTAAAAATTCATCACGTACCGCTTTGAATTTTTCACCTCTTTCTTCTTTGCTAGAAGGGGTTTTAGCTACTTCATATACTTTATCGTAAGTTTCTTTCCACACTTTTTCACGGATGGCTTCATCGTGATTTTCGTGGTTGTATTCTCTTTTAGGGAAAGATTTACCAACTTTCGCAGCTAATCTTTCCTGAGCTTCTACTTGTTTTTTGATTTCTTCGTGAGCAAAAGTAATCGCTTCTAGCATTTCTGCTTCTGTAATTTCTTTCATTTCACCTTCTACCATTACGATAGAATCTTTAGTTGCTCCAACCATAATATCTAGGTCAGAATTTTTAAGATCTTCGAATTTTGGATTGATTGAAAGTTGACCATCGATTCTTACCACTCTTACTTCAGACATTGGTCCGTTGAAAGGAATATCGGTAATCGCAATCGCTGAAGACGCCGCCAAACCTGCTAAATCATCAGGAATCGACTGTCCGTCATAAGAAATTAATGAAATCATCACCTGAACTTCCGCGTGGAAATCTTCAGGGAATAAAGGTCTCAAAACTCTGTCTACCAAACGCATTGTCAGGATTTCCTGATCAGAAGGACGAGCTTCTCTTCTGAAAAAGTTTCCGGGGATTTTACCACCTGCATAGAATTTCTCTCTATAATCAACTGTTAAAGGTAGAAAATCTACACCAGGATTGGCTTCTTTGTTGGCTACAACAGTTGCTAAAAGCATTGTTCCGCCCATTTTTACTACAACAGATCCGTCAGCCTGTTTTGCCAGTTTCCCTGTTTCGATTGTGATTTCTCTGCCGTCTGCAAGAGTAATCAGCTCTGTAATTGCTTGAGGTGCACTCATAAATTGTTTGTGTTGTACTCCGTATTGAGTACTTTAATTAATGTTTTCGTCTAAATTTTAGGTGCAAATTTAATGCAATTATTTGGGATATAATAAATAGGAATTAAAACTTCCTAGAATCTCTTCTGTTTCGGATTGAGAAATGTAGGAAAAACCATTACCTCATTGCCAAATTTTTTTGCTATTCGCTCTTCCAGATTTACCAGTTCACTTTCCATAAACTGGCTGCGCAATTCATCGTTATCAAACCACAAAAAAAGATTGGTGTTTTTTCCTTCATTCAGCATTTCCGAATGAACATCTGATAATATATATCTATCTACATCCAAAAGATTTTCAACCATTTGATGCAATTCACTTTCAAGATAGATATCCCAGTCCGCAATTTTACGTTCGGTAGTATGGAAGGTAATACTTAGTATGCTCATTTTTTTATTTTTTAGGATTATTGTTGATAAATTCGAACTACAAAAATCGTATTTTTTTTGTAAATTAGCCCGTTACAAAAAACAGAAAAACTCAACAAATCAGAAGCTTGTATATTCTTCTGATTTACAAATAATTAAAAATATTTATGCAAAAGGAAGGAGAAAGGTTAATACCAATCAACATTGTTGACGAGATGAAAACCTCTTACATCGATTATTCGATGTCGGTCATTGTTTCAAGAGCGTTGCCCGATGTAAGAGATGGACTGAAACCTGTTCACAGACGTGTTCTGTATGGTATGTATGGTCTTAATGTATTTTCTAACAGAAAACATTTGAAATCTGCCAGAATCGTTGGAGATGTTTTGGGTAAGTATCACCCTCACGGAGACAGCTCGGTTTATGACGCGATGGTGAGAATGGCACAACCTTGGAGCTTGCGGTATGAGCAGGTAGATGGACAGGGAAACTTCGGGTCTATGGATGGTGACCCGCCTGCAGCAATGCGTTACACCGAAGCAAGACTAAAAAAAATATCCGACGAAATCCTTGCCGATCTTGATAAAGAAACTGTAGATTTTCAAAATAACTTTGACGATAGCTTAACAGAACCAACAGTTCTTCCAACAAGAATACCAAATCTTTTAGTAAATGGTACTTCCGGGATCGCCGTTGGTATGGCAACCAATATGGCGCCACATAACCTTACGGAAAGTATTGATGCGATCTGTGCATATATAGATGATAAGGAAATCTCTATAGACGACCTTATGAAACACATCATCGCACCTGATTTCCCTACTGGTGGAATCATCTATGGTTACGATGGCGTTCGGGATGCATTTCACACCGGAAGAGGACGTATTGTTCTGCGGGCAAAAGTCAATTTTGAGGAAATTGGAAACAGAAATGCAATCATTGTAACGGAAGTGCCTTATCAGGTCAATAAAGCCGAGATGATTGCCAGAACTGCAGAACTTGTAAAAGATGAAAAAATAACAGGAATCTACGAAATCCGTGATGAGTCCGACAGAAAAGGTCTTCGTATTGTTTATGAACTTAAAAATGATGCTATTCCAAATGTCGTATTGAATCTTCTATACAAATACACTTCCCTACAAACTTCGTTTTCAGTTAATAACATCGCATTGGTTAAAGGAAGACCTGAGCAATTGAACTTGAAGAATTTGATTCATCATTTTGTAGAGCACAGACACGAAGTGATCGTTAGGAGAACAGAATATGAACTCAGAAAAGCCAAAGAGAGAGCACATATCCTTGAAGGCTTTATGAAGGTTATCGGTACACAGGATTCTCTGGACAGAGCCATAGCGATTATTCGTCACAGCGCCAATCCGCAGGCTGCAAAAGAAGGATTGATCTCAGAGTTTGAGTTATCTGAAATTCAGGCTCAGGCAATTCTTGATTTGAGATTGGCACGTCTGACAGGAATGGAATTGGACAAGATCCGTGCAGAATACGAGGAAATAATGGCCTTAATCAAAGACCTTGAGGACATTCTTTCCAACGAGCCAAGACGTTACCAGATCATCAAAGATGAATTGCTTGAAATCAAGGAAAAATATGGTGATGAAAGACGCTCAGAAATCGATTATTCCGGTGGAGAAATGTCTATCGAAGATATTATCCCTGATGAAAAAGTTGTACTTACAATTTCTCACGCCGGTTATATCAAAAGAACCTTACTATCAGAATATAAAGTACAGTCCAGAGGTGGTGTTGGCAACAGAGGCGCTACTACAAGAGATGAAGATTTCCTTGAATATATCGTAACCGCTACCAATCACGAATATTTACTATTTTTCACAGAAAAAGGCAAATGTTTCTGGCTGAGGGTTTTTGAAGTTCCGGAAGGCTCTAAGACTGCAAAAGGAAGAGCTGTTCAGAATCTGATAAACATCGAACCAGATGATAAAATCAAAGCTTACATCAGAACTAAGGATCTTAAAAATCAGGAATATATCAACCAGATGAATGTGGTGATGATTACCAAAAACGGTACCATCAAAAAAACATCTCTGGAAGCATACTCCAGACCTAGAACTAATGGTGTAAACGCCATCGAAATCCGTGATAATGATGCCTTACTAGGTGCAAGACTTACTGACGGAAATTCCGAAATTATGATTGCTACTAAAAATGGGAAATGTATCCGTTTCCCTGAAGAAAAAGCTAGAGCAGTCGGCAGAAGTTCAATCGGTGTGAGAGGTATTTCCCTTGAAGATAATGATGAAGTAATCGGAATGATTGTTGTTAATGACCTTGAGAATGACACTGTACTGGTAGTATCCGAAAAAGGCTATGGAAAGCGTACCGCTGTGGAAGATTACAGAGTTACAAACAGAGGCGGAAAAGGTGTCATCACCCTTAATATCACTGAAAAAACAGGAAATCTGATTGCTATACAAAGCGTTACTGATGAAGACGGATTAATGATTATCAACAAATCTGGAGTTGCTATCAGAATGAATACTGCAGACCTTAGAGTGATGGGCAGAAATACGCAGGGTGTGAAAGTCATTAACCTGAAAGGTAATGACGAAATTGCAGCAATCGCTAAGGTAGAAATGGATAAAGATGTGGAAATAGAAGAAAATGAAGAAGGTGCAGAAAATGACAGCAATAACCCAGAATTGAAAGAAAAACCACAGTCTGGAGACAATCAGATCAATCTCGGAGATAAAGATGAACTGCGAGAAATTGAAGATGAAGAAGCGGGAGAAAATGAAGATGACTCAGAAGAAAACGAATAAATTATAAAGTATAATAAATGAAAAAGTTAATTTTAAGTTTAGCAATGCTTACTGCGACCATCGCTTTCGCACAAAAAAAAGAAATTGCTAATGCTGTAAAAGCAGTAGATTCTGGAGATCTTACGACTGCTAATTCAGAACTATCAAAAGCTGAAGGAATGTTTGGAGAGAAAACATATCTACTTGAACCTTCTGTTTTAGAACAATATTATTACGCCAAAGGTTTATCTCTTTTAAAGTCCGGAAAAAGTACCGAAGGTGCCGAATATCTGGCTAAAATAAATACGTTAGGCTCAGAAGACATCTACTCGGGAAAAGATGCCGATAAAAATAAAGTTTATTTTGTAGGAAAAGAATCAGCTGACAAATTTGGAAATGGCATTTCTCTAAAACAAGAAAAATATGCGCCCTCTTTAACCGAAAAACTGAGACAATCCATCGATCCCTTGCTTAGAAAAGCCAATGAAGAAGCTACTAACGCATACAACAGTAAGAATTTTAATATAGCGGGAGCAAAATTTGCAGAAACTTATTATCTGTTCAAAGCAGCAGGCCAAGATAATAAGAATTTCCTTTACTATGCAGGTGTAGCATATGCTCAGTCACCTGAAAACAAAGGTAAAGCTGCTGATATTTTAGCTTCCTTAATCAAAGCGAATTATACTGGTGAAGAAACTGTTTACACAGCGAAAAATACTAAAACCGGTCAAATAGAGAATCTGGATAAAGCTGCTTTTGATCTTTATAAAAAAGCTCAGGCTGGCTATTCCGATTTTAAAGTAGAAAAAACCCCTAGCAAACAAGAAGAACTTTATGAAGTTACCGCTTCGTTACTTTTTGAACAGCAAAAATATGATGAAGCTGCTAAAATTGCTGAAGAAGGTTTGAAGAAATTCCCTAAAAACCAATCTCTTTCCCAGACTCAGGGTAACGCCCTTTTCAAATCAGGCAAAACTGATGAGTTTATTAAAAACTTGAATGCTAAAATCGCTGCAAATCCCAATGATAAAGAAAGCCTTTACAATCTTGGCGTGATGCTAAGCAAAGATCCTTCTAAGCAAGCTGAAGCAGAGACAATTTTTAAAAGACTTGTTGATCTTGATCCTAAATTTCCAAATGCACTCAACAATCTTGTTTTTGCTATTATCGGCGAAGATGAAACTTCTATCAATCAATACAGAGATCTAAAGAAAGCAGGAAAAATTGATGAAGCTAATAAAGTGTTAGAACAGAGAAGAGCAAGATTCCAGAAATCTTTGCCTTACGCTGAAAAATTATATGCTAACGATCCTAATAACAAGGAAGTGGTAAGCCTTCTGAAAGGTATGTATATGACCACACAGAATACTGCTAAGTATAACGAATTCAAAGCAAAAGAAACTGCAATGAAGTAATAAAAAAAGAAGTCTCCGGACTTCTTTTTTTGCATTTTCTAAACGTAAACTAAAAATGTATATTTGCGAAAAATAAAACAAATAAAAATCTATTTATGAAATTTTTTATTGATACGGCCAATCTGGATCAGATCAGAGAAGCTCAGGATCTGGGAATTCTGGATGGTGTTACCACAAACCCTTCACTGATGGCAAAAGAAGGTATTTCTGGCAAAGAAGCTATCAACAAACATTATGTTGATATCTGTAATATTTCCGATGGCGATGTTTCTGCAGAAGTTCTTTCTACAACTTACGAAGAAATGATAAAAGAAGGTGATGAGTTAGCTGCGCTTCACGAAAGAATTGTGGTGAAAATCCCAATGATTAAAGATGGTGTGAAAGCCCTAAAATATTTTTCAGATAAAGGTATCAAAACAAACTGTACGTTGATTTTCTCAGCAGGACAGGCACTTTTAGCAGCAAAAGCTGGAGCAACCTATGTTTCTCCATTTTTAGGAAGACTGGATGATATTTCTGTTGATGGCCTAAACCTGATTGAAGAAATCAGAGTGATCTATGACAATTATATGTTTGACACAGAAATTCTGGCAGCTTCCATCAGAAGTCCTATGCATATCATCAATTGTGCAAAGATCGGTGCAGATGTCATCACTTCTCCACTGCCGTCTATCCTTAACCTTCTTAAGCACCCACTTACAGATTCAGGATTGGCACAGTTCGTGGCAGATTCCAAAAAATTGGGATAACTAATTTGATGATTCAAAATCAACATAAAAAAGACCGGATCAATGATTCGGTCTTTTTTATTTATGGAAAAATAGTTTCTTTTAAAAGATATAGATTCAGAACAATAATAATTCCGCTGATGGTCCACGCTAGAACTTTAAGCCAAGGCTTATTGACAAATTGTCCCATTTTCGTTTTGTTTCCTGTAAACATAACCAAAGGAACTACTGCAAAACTAAGTTGCATAGAAAGTATGACCTGGCTGAATACAAGTAAATCTGCAGTTCCTCTCTCACCATAAAGAATCGAAATAATAAGTGCCGGAATAATGGCAATTAATCTTGTAATTAATCTTCTTACCCACGGTTTCAGGCGGATATTCAGAAAACCTTCCATCACGATCTGCCCAGCGAGAGTTCCTGTAACTGTGGAATTTTGTCCGGATGCCAATAATGCTACTCCGAAAAAAATGCTTGCTAAAGTTGTTCCCAATAGTGGCGAAAGCAGTTTATAAGCGTCATTGATATCAGCAACATCTTTATTTCCAGATGTATGGAAAGTTGCAGCTGAAATTATCAGGATAGCAGCATTGATAAAAAACGCCAGCATCAGAGAAAGACTGCTGTCCAAACTTGCAAACTTGAGCGCTTCTTTTTTGCCTTCTGTTGTTCTGGGATAATCTCTTGTCTGCACTATACTGCTGTGAAGGTAAAGATTATGTGGCATCACGGTGGCACCAAGAATCCCTATGGCAATGTAAAGCATAGAAGGATTCGTAATGATCTCTTTTTTAGGGATTAATCCTTCAAGCAATGGGATGATATCCGGTTTACTTAAAAATATTTCATATAAAAAAGACGCAAAAATCACAAAAATAAGTCCGCCAACAATACTTTCTATATATCGGAATCCTCTGGATTGCAAAAATAAGATCAGGAAAACATCAATCACAGTTATGACAACCCCTACACTCAGCGGAATCCCGAATAAAAGATTAAGAGCAATGGCAGAACCAATAACTTCTGCCAGATCACAGGCTGCTATAGCAATCTCGCAAAAAATCCACAAAATAAAATTAACCGAGGGATGGAAATGGTCTTTACAGGCCTGCGCTAGATCACGTTCTGCAACGATACCGAGTTTTACGGATAAGTACTGCAACACAATCGCAAATAGGTTAGAAATCAAAATTACTGATAACAACGTATAACCAAACTGAGCACCTCCGGCAATATCGGTAGCCCAATTACCCGGATCCATATAACCCACGGCAACTAAAAGCCCCGGGCCTACGTAAGCCATAAATTTTTTCCATGAACTTGCGTTCGCTGGAACTTTTATCGAAGAAAAAACTTCATTAAGCGAATTGGCCGCTTTTTCCTTTCGCCAGCCTTTATTGATATCTGAATTACTCAAAATAAAGTTAGATTATTCTAACAAAGTTAGTAATACATTTCTTAACCTACAATAACACAATAAAAAAAACTGTCAATCAATTGACAGTTTTTTTTATAATTAATGATTTTACTTTACAAACCGTATGGCTGTTTTCCTATCAGATTCTCTTTCTTTGTCAGATGCTTCCTCTGGGATTTTTGCAAATTTGGATCCGTAGCCTTCTGCTTCTAGAACTTGGGAAGAGTTTAAAGATGATTTTACAGTGTTTGCTCTTTCATTAGAAAGTTTAAGATTGGTATTAGCATCTCCTTTTTTATCAGTATACGCACCGATTTTGATTTTTGCATCGGGAAATTCTGCCAAAATCAATTTCAGATTTTCCAACTGAACTTTTGAGTCGGGAGTCAGAACCGCTTTTCCAAATTCAAAATTAAGATTATCAAAGTTGAACCACTTATCTTTCAATTGATCTTCAGTTGCATTCTTGTAATCATCAGATTTCAGGAATGTCACAATCTGATCCTCGATACCACCTTTGTAAGCTTGCAACGTTTGTCCGCTAGGCAGAATTACCACCATCGTTTCTCTTTTTACTATTACAGTGTCTCCATTGTAATCGGCAGAATTTACCTCAGTACTAGTAGAATCTGTAGTTGACACAGGTACGGCTTCAGCTTTTTTATTGCATTGTTTCCAAAAGAACCAGCCTAAAAGTAATAACAGCAATAGTGGTAGCAGCCATTTCCAAATACTTCCTCCAGAATCTCTTTCAGAAACGATTTCGTGCGTTTGCCCACTTCTTGTGACATCTATTTTTGCAGGACCAGACGCGGTGACGTCTTTTTCTATTACCGGAGTACTTGGGTTAATATTATTAACAGGCGTTTGAGCAGGTTCAGGAATAACATTGAGGGGTTGTGCGTCTACATTTCCAAACCAGTTTCCTAATCCTAATGATGCAAAACTAAATCCTGCAGGCAATAAATGGGATAAATTGTTTTTTTGGTCATTAAGCAAAGAATCAAAAGATGAAGAATCCAGATTATTTTCTGTAACATATCTTCCGACTGTGCCGACTGTAGAGGCCACAACAATATTCATTAATGAATTAGTTGAATCTTTTCGTATGCCAGAATATTCTGAGACTGCTGAAGTAATCGCTTCAAGTCTATCACCGCTTCCGAAAATTAAATGAAGAATTCTAGTGATAATAGATTGATTTCCGCTGTTATCATTTAAAAGATTAGATAAAATGCCAGAGGTGGATGCTTCTTTTACCGTGGTAAATAATTCTGATCTCGCATTGCTATTTACAAGCCCTCCAATAATAGCTGGTAATAGAACCGAAATAGATTTGGAAATACCAGATTCGCTCTCTCCAAGCTGTGTTGCTGTCTGTGAAATTGTAGACGGACCGAATTGACCTTTTATAAGATCGATTAAATTAGTAGTTGACATAATAGTTTATTTTGTGATTAATATTATGAAAGTACCAAATTTTAATCCATCCTTTGATTCCTCGTTGATTTTAATATAAATTTAACTTAATAATTGATAAAAAATAAACCGTTTATCAAGGATAAACGGTTTAATGCTAATATGATTTTGCGAATACAACTCTTTGTTTCGAGGGTTTCCCTGAGATAAGAGACACTCCGTCTTCCATTTCGTTAGCAAGAGGAATACATCTGATAGTTGCTTTGGTTTCCTGTTTTATTTTTTCTTCTTCTTCTTCTGTTCCATCCCAATGTGCCAAAATAAATCCGCCTTTTTCCTCTAAAACATTTTTGAATTCTTCGTAGGAATCAACTTTTGTGATATTCTCCTCACGGAACTGAAGGGCTTTATTGTAAATATCATTTTGAATGGTTTGTAATAATTCTTCAATATAATTATCCAATCCTTCTATAGAAACAGATTCTTTGGTAAGGTTATCACGTCTTGCCAATTCGACTGTTTTATTTTCGAGGTCTCTTGGTCCCATTGCAATTCTTAGTGGAACACCTTTCAGTTCATATTCCGCAAATTTCCAGCCCGGCTTGTTCTGAGTATCATCATCAAATTTTACAGATATGCCTTTAGCTCTTAGTTTAGCCTGTATTTCCAACGCAACTTCACTGATCTGCGCCAGTTGTTCCTCTCCTTTGAAAATTGGAACAATTACAACTTGAATCGGTGCTAAAGTTGGCGGTAAAACCAAACCAAGATCATCAGAATGCGTCATGATTAAAGCACCCAT is from Epilithonimonas vandammei and encodes:
- a CDS encoding DUF4286 family protein → MSILSITFHTTERKIADWDIYLESELHQMVENLLDVDRYILSDVHSEMLNEGKNTNLFLWFDNDELRSQFMESELVNLEERIAKKFGNEVMVFPTFLNPKQKRF
- a CDS encoding Nramp family divalent metal transporter; its protein translation is MSNSDINKGWRKEKAANSLNEVFSSIKVPANASSWKKFMAYVGPGLLVAVGYMDPGNWATDIAGGAQFGYTLLSVILISNLFAIVLQYLSVKLGIVAERDLAQACKDHFHPSVNFILWIFCEIAIAACDLAEVIGSAIALNLLFGIPLSVGVVITVIDVFLILFLQSRGFRYIESIVGGLIFVIFASFLYEIFLSKPDIIPLLEGLIPKKEIITNPSMLYIAIGILGATVMPHNLYLHSSIVQTRDYPRTTEGKKEALKFASLDSSLSLMLAFFINAAILIISAATFHTSGNKDVADINDAYKLLSPLLGTTLASIFFGVALLASGQNSTVTGTLAGQIVMEGFLNIRLKPWVRRLITRLIAIIPALIISILYGERGTADLLVFSQVILSMQLSFAVVPLVMFTGNKTKMGQFVNKPWLKVLAWTISGIIIVLNLYLLKETIFP
- a CDS encoding DUF937 domain-containing protein, which translates into the protein MSTTNLIDLIKGQFGPSTISQTATQLGESESGISKSISVLLPAIIGGLVNSNARSELFTTVKEASTSGILSNLLNDNSGNQSIITRILHLIFGSGDRLEAITSAVSEYSGIRKDSTNSLMNIVVASTVGTVGRYVTENNLDSSSFDSLLNDQKNNLSHLLPAGFSFASLGLGNWFGNVDAQPLNVIPEPAQTPVNNINPSTPVIEKDVTASGPAKIDVTRSGQTHEIVSERDSGGSIWKWLLPLLLLLLLGWFFWKQCNKKAEAVPVSTTDSTSTEVNSADYNGDTVIVKRETMVVILPSGQTLQAYKGGIEDQIVTFLKSDDYKNATEDQLKDKWFNFDNLNFEFGKAVLTPDSKVQLENLKLILAEFPDAKIKIGAYTDKKGDANTNLKLSNERANTVKSSLNSSQVLEAEGYGSKFAKIPEEASDKERESDRKTAIRFVK
- the fsa gene encoding fructose-6-phosphate aldolase, translating into MKFFIDTANLDQIREAQDLGILDGVTTNPSLMAKEGISGKEAINKHYVDICNISDGDVSAEVLSTTYEEMIKEGDELAALHERIVVKIPMIKDGVKALKYFSDKGIKTNCTLIFSAGQALLAAKAGATYVSPFLGRLDDISVDGLNLIEEIRVIYDNYMFDTEILAASIRSPMHIINCAKIGADVITSPLPSILNLLKHPLTDSGLAQFVADSKKLG
- a CDS encoding tetratricopeptide repeat protein, with amino-acid sequence MKKLILSLAMLTATIAFAQKKEIANAVKAVDSGDLTTANSELSKAEGMFGEKTYLLEPSVLEQYYYAKGLSLLKSGKSTEGAEYLAKINTLGSEDIYSGKDADKNKVYFVGKESADKFGNGISLKQEKYAPSLTEKLRQSIDPLLRKANEEATNAYNSKNFNIAGAKFAETYYLFKAAGQDNKNFLYYAGVAYAQSPENKGKAADILASLIKANYTGEETVYTAKNTKTGQIENLDKAAFDLYKKAQAGYSDFKVEKTPSKQEELYEVTASLLFEQQKYDEAAKIAEEGLKKFPKNQSLSQTQGNALFKSGKTDEFIKNLNAKIAANPNDKESLYNLGVMLSKDPSKQAEAETIFKRLVDLDPKFPNALNNLVFAIIGEDETSINQYRDLKKAGKIDEANKVLEQRRARFQKSLPYAEKLYANDPNNKEVVSLLKGMYMTTQNTAKYNEFKAKETAMK
- a CDS encoding polyribonucleotide nucleotidyltransferase, which codes for MSAPQAITELITLADGREITIETGKLAKQADGSVVVKMGGTMLLATVVANKEANPGVDFLPLTVDYREKFYAGGKIPGNFFRREARPSDQEILTMRLVDRVLRPLFPEDFHAEVQVMISLISYDGQSIPDDLAGLAASSAIAITDIPFNGPMSEVRVVRIDGQLSINPKFEDLKNSDLDIMVGATKDSIVMVEGEMKEITEAEMLEAITFAHEEIKKQVEAQERLAAKVGKSFPKREYNHENHDEAIREKVWKETYDKVYEVAKTPSSKEERGEKFKAVRDEFLAQYVENPEELERVTPFVKVYYHDVEKEAMRQMILNDKIRLDGRDPETIRPIWSEIDYLPGAHGSAIFTRGETQSLTAVTLGSVKDANMVDSVMVNYDERFFLHYNFPPFSTGEARPLRGTSRREVGHGNLAQRALANMIPEENPYTIRVVSDILESNGSSSMATVCAGTLALMDAGVQIKKPVSGIAMGLVTDVKSGKFTVLSDILGDEDHLGDMDFKVTGTEDGITACQMDIKIQGLSMDIMEKALLQAREGRLHILDKITETIAAPREDVKPHAPKMVMMEIPKDFIGAVIGPGGKIIQQMQKDTDTVIAIEEVGEIGRIEISGVSREKINEAIAKINEITFVPVVGEVYQGKVVKVMDFGAFVAIAKGTEGLLHISEIEWARLDKVPYKEGDEVEVKFMGYDDRKKMKLSRKVLLPRPPRPEKKEGEQRGPRPEGQNRPDRPARPEGNRRPDGEVEKPAGDQNPSNEA
- the gyrA gene encoding DNA gyrase subunit A codes for the protein MQKEGERLIPINIVDEMKTSYIDYSMSVIVSRALPDVRDGLKPVHRRVLYGMYGLNVFSNRKHLKSARIVGDVLGKYHPHGDSSVYDAMVRMAQPWSLRYEQVDGQGNFGSMDGDPPAAMRYTEARLKKISDEILADLDKETVDFQNNFDDSLTEPTVLPTRIPNLLVNGTSGIAVGMATNMAPHNLTESIDAICAYIDDKEISIDDLMKHIIAPDFPTGGIIYGYDGVRDAFHTGRGRIVLRAKVNFEEIGNRNAIIVTEVPYQVNKAEMIARTAELVKDEKITGIYEIRDESDRKGLRIVYELKNDAIPNVVLNLLYKYTSLQTSFSVNNIALVKGRPEQLNLKNLIHHFVEHRHEVIVRRTEYELRKAKERAHILEGFMKVIGTQDSLDRAIAIIRHSANPQAAKEGLISEFELSEIQAQAILDLRLARLTGMELDKIRAEYEEIMALIKDLEDILSNEPRRYQIIKDELLEIKEKYGDERRSEIDYSGGEMSIEDIIPDEKVVLTISHAGYIKRTLLSEYKVQSRGGVGNRGATTRDEDFLEYIVTATNHEYLLFFTEKGKCFWLRVFEVPEGSKTAKGRAVQNLINIEPDDKIKAYIRTKDLKNQEYINQMNVVMITKNGTIKKTSLEAYSRPRTNGVNAIEIRDNDALLGARLTDGNSEIMIATKNGKCIRFPEEKARAVGRSSIGVRGISLEDNDEVIGMIVVNDLENDTVLVVSEKGYGKRTAVEDYRVTNRGGKGVITLNITEKTGNLIAIQSVTDEDGLMIINKSGVAIRMNTADLRVMGRNTQGVKVINLKGNDEIAAIAKVEMDKDVEIEENEEGAENDSNNPELKEKPQSGDNQINLGDKDELREIEDEEAGENEDDSEENE